The following are encoded together in the Arcticibacterium luteifluviistationis genome:
- a CDS encoding tetratricopeptide repeat-containing sensor histidine kinase, producing the protein MAISIKILKYLSVLLFSVLPFVLFGQQEFDMAAVIQINAKDYAEIDSLLRPIRRDEAAMDKFILEAKKVNYYEGLTYAFIQEGLAHRNVSEYPEALESLNLAIEYAERCENVDFTVIALNMMGVVHRRMEEVREALDYHKQALELAETKGSATKTGMRNIAVARNSIGNIYISLRQPELAEKEFVESMKIEKKTSNDLGLAINYQNLGSIYEERGSLDSALLFYRTSRDYNIKINSKLGKVICNNSIGQVFIKQKRFKEALGIIKPTIKDAEEIGDQYYVAMANLNYGWALLEEGNIEESRKFVMRALGQSKERNMGYFEAESYRVLAEISEKRGDYKEALNYSKKHSESEEKYLNEANQQYVADLILKYDSERKKNQIGILEKENEIANLKLADNQKIFIIAAICLSVLAGIFFFVYRQNRLRREKEFLALEQKMMRSQMNPHFIFNSLNSIKLYIINNEKDKAVYYLNKFSKLIRTILATSKEKDITLQEELDTMELYLNIENIRFSNKIKFEMKVEDGIETTGIRVPSLILQPFIENSIWHGLSSKEGLKIIKMKVSRYSNKEFLIEIEDNGIGREKSKEIKANKTLNNKSIGLDLTKQRLDNYFKDSEKEHSLEIVDLSDIKGEACGTKIVLKMPLKVKSA; encoded by the coding sequence GTGGCTATTAGCATCAAAATATTAAAGTATTTATCGGTATTACTGTTTTCAGTTTTGCCCTTTGTCTTGTTTGGACAGCAGGAGTTTGACATGGCGGCTGTTATTCAAATTAACGCAAAAGATTATGCAGAGATAGATAGTTTACTTCGTCCAATCAGAAGGGATGAAGCTGCCATGGATAAGTTTATTTTAGAAGCTAAAAAGGTTAACTATTACGAAGGTTTGACTTATGCCTTTATTCAGGAAGGTCTAGCACATAGAAACGTGTCGGAGTATCCGGAGGCTCTTGAGAGTTTAAATCTAGCTATAGAATATGCAGAACGCTGTGAGAATGTTGACTTTACGGTAATAGCTCTTAATATGATGGGCGTGGTGCATAGGCGAATGGAAGAAGTTAGAGAAGCCTTAGATTATCATAAACAAGCCTTGGAGTTAGCAGAAACCAAGGGAAGTGCTACCAAAACGGGTATGAGGAATATTGCTGTAGCAAGGAATAGCATCGGGAATATTTATATATCGCTCAGGCAGCCAGAATTAGCCGAAAAGGAGTTTGTAGAATCAATGAAAATTGAAAAAAAGACTAGTAATGATTTAGGCTTAGCTATCAATTATCAAAACCTAGGCAGTATTTATGAAGAAAGGGGAAGTCTTGACTCGGCCTTGCTCTTTTACAGAACATCGAGAGACTATAACATTAAGATTAATTCCAAACTCGGAAAGGTTATCTGTAACAATAGCATTGGGCAGGTTTTTATTAAACAAAAACGATTTAAGGAAGCGTTAGGGATAATAAAACCAACCATTAAAGATGCAGAAGAAATAGGTGATCAGTACTATGTAGCCATGGCAAATCTGAACTATGGCTGGGCTCTTTTAGAGGAAGGGAATATAGAAGAGAGTAGAAAATTTGTAATGAGGGCTTTGGGGCAATCCAAAGAAAGAAATATGGGCTACTTTGAGGCCGAATCTTATCGTGTTCTTGCTGAGATAAGCGAGAAGAGAGGGGATTATAAAGAAGCATTAAACTATTCTAAAAAGCATAGTGAAAGCGAAGAGAAATACCTGAACGAAGCGAATCAGCAATATGTAGCCGATCTAATTTTAAAATATGATTCTGAACGTAAGAAAAACCAAATTGGCATTCTTGAAAAGGAAAATGAAATAGCTAATTTGAAATTAGCAGACAATCAAAAGATTTTCATTATTGCGGCTATATGTTTGTCGGTTTTAGCCGGGATATTTTTCTTTGTGTATCGTCAAAATAGGCTTAGAAGAGAGAAGGAGTTTTTAGCCTTAGAGCAGAAAATGATGCGTTCTCAGATGAATCCACACTTTATATTTAACTCGCTTAACTCCATTAAGTTATACATTATTAATAACGAAAAAGATAAGGCGGTTTACTACCTAAATAAGTTCTCAAAATTGATTAGAACCATCTTAGCAACTTCCAAAGAAAAGGATATCACGCTGCAGGAAGAGTTAGATACTATGGAGCTTTATTTAAATATTGAAAATATCCGGTTTTCTAATAAGATTAAGTTTGAAATGAAAGTGGAGGACGGTATTGAAACCACCGGAATTAGGGTGCCTTCTTTAATATTGCAACCATTTATTGAAAACTCTATTTGGCATGGTCTGTCTTCCAAAGAGGGTTTGAAAATTATCAAAATGAAAGTAAGCCGATATTCTAATAAGGAGTTTTTGATAGAGATAGAAGATAACGGAATAGGGCGTGAAAAGTCTAAAGAAATAAAGGCAAACAAAACATTGAATAACAAATCCATTGGTTTGGATTTGACAAAACAGCGACTAGATAACTATTTTAAAGATTCAGAGAAGGAACATTCCCTAGAAATTGTAGATTTGTCAGACATTAAAGGGGAAGCCTGTGGTACTAAAATTGTACTTAAAATGCCTCTGAAGGTGAAATCAGCATGA
- a CDS encoding mechanosensitive ion channel family protein has translation MSIDIKEYLSMATDTVIKYAPSLIGGILVLFIGFWVIKKISKIANSGLENSTLSPEITTFLISMFDMVLKVSVILFAAGIAGFDTSALVGILAAAGFAIGLALQGGLGNFASGIIILVFKPYKVGDWIDLDGKFGKVEEIQIFNTLLGTPGKKTLIIPNGQITENVVTNFSKKGAIRLELEVSMPYEESFPKIEGIIQGVMLKNDKIIREPAPLVGIEKYETHFVVVGVKPFVNPDDYWEVTYDLNKEIKKAFSENDVKMAYSEGVQLGKIGN, from the coding sequence ATGAGTATTGATATTAAGGAGTACCTTTCTATGGCTACAGATACAGTCATAAAATATGCACCAAGTTTAATAGGTGGTATACTGGTCTTATTTATAGGTTTTTGGGTGATTAAGAAAATTTCAAAAATAGCTAACTCCGGATTAGAAAATTCTACACTTTCGCCAGAAATTACCACTTTTTTGATTTCCATGTTTGACATGGTTCTTAAAGTGTCTGTTATTCTTTTTGCTGCCGGTATTGCAGGTTTTGATACTTCTGCCTTGGTTGGCATTTTGGCGGCAGCTGGTTTTGCAATAGGCTTGGCTTTGCAGGGCGGACTAGGGAATTTTGCCTCGGGCATAATTATCTTGGTTTTTAAGCCATATAAAGTGGGTGACTGGATTGACTTGGATGGGAAGTTTGGTAAGGTAGAAGAAATACAAATATTCAATACCCTTTTAGGGACACCTGGGAAAAAGACGTTAATTATACCTAATGGTCAAATAACAGAGAATGTGGTGACCAACTTTTCAAAGAAAGGAGCTATACGCCTAGAGTTAGAGGTAAGCATGCCTTATGAAGAGAGTTTCCCTAAAATAGAGGGAATAATACAGGGAGTGATGTTAAAGAATGACAAAATAATACGAGAACCGGCACCTTTAGTGGGTATTGAAAAATACGAAACACATTTTGTGGTGGTAGGAGTAAAGCCCTTTGTTAACCCTGACGATTACTGGGAAGTAACTTACGATCTGAACAAAGAAATTAAGAAAGCATTTAGTGAAAATGATGTAAAAATGGCTTATTCAGAAGGTGTACAATTGGGCAAGATAGGTAATTAA
- a CDS encoding sodium:solute symporter family protein has protein sequence MSITVWTYLLVGVTFALYIGIAIWSRAGSTKDFYVAGGGVSPLANGMATAADWMSAASFISMAGLISFMGYDGSIYLMGWTGGYVLLALLLAPYLRKFGKFTVPDFIGDRYYSNTARTVAVVCALFVSFTYVAGQMRGVGVVFSRFLEVDINTGVIIGMGIVFFYAVLGGMKGITYTQVAQYCVLIFAFMVPAFFISIQMTDTILPQLGFGGKMSDGMYLLDKLDGLHKELGFAEYTTGTKSKLDVFFITTALMVGTAGLPHVIVRFFTVPKVSDARKSAGYALGFIAILFTTAPAIAAFARTNLIQTVSNTAYAELPEWFANWEKTGLIGFEDKNGDGLVQYVADPQINELMIDRDIMVLANPEIANLPNWVIALVAAGGLAAALSTAAGLLLVISSSVSHDLLKKQWMPNMTDKTELLAARMASFVAVCVAGYFGIYPPGFVASVVSLAFGLAAASFFPAIILGIFNKRMNKEGAIAGMVSGLLITMYYIARFRLHWIGDEATATEANWWFGISPEGFGTVGMLVNFAVSLIISRFTPAPPEDVQEMVETIRIPSGAGEATGH, from the coding sequence ATGAGCATAACAGTATGGACCTACCTTTTAGTAGGCGTAACTTTCGCATTATATATTGGAATCGCAATTTGGTCTAGAGCAGGCTCTACCAAAGACTTTTACGTAGCTGGTGGAGGTGTTTCGCCTCTGGCAAACGGTATGGCAACGGCCGCAGATTGGATGTCGGCAGCATCATTTATTTCTATGGCCGGCCTTATTTCCTTTATGGGCTATGACGGCTCCATTTATCTTATGGGCTGGACAGGTGGCTATGTATTATTAGCTCTATTATTAGCTCCTTATTTAAGGAAGTTTGGCAAGTTTACTGTTCCTGACTTTATAGGAGATAGATATTACTCAAACACCGCAAGAACGGTGGCCGTAGTCTGTGCCTTGTTTGTTTCGTTTACTTATGTAGCAGGACAAATGCGTGGGGTAGGTGTAGTCTTCTCTCGTTTCTTAGAAGTTGACATTAATACTGGAGTGATAATAGGAATGGGTATTGTGTTTTTCTATGCCGTTTTAGGAGGTATGAAAGGTATTACATACACACAAGTAGCTCAGTATTGTGTTTTGATATTTGCTTTTATGGTACCTGCTTTCTTCATTTCTATTCAGATGACAGACACTATTTTACCTCAGTTAGGTTTTGGAGGAAAGATGTCAGACGGAATGTACCTTTTAGATAAACTAGATGGTTTACATAAAGAATTAGGCTTTGCCGAATATACTACGGGTACCAAATCTAAACTTGATGTATTCTTTATCACCACTGCTTTAATGGTAGGTACGGCAGGGCTTCCGCACGTTATTGTTCGCTTTTTTACCGTACCTAAAGTGAGCGATGCTCGTAAGTCTGCAGGATATGCCTTAGGATTTATAGCTATTTTATTTACTACGGCACCGGCTATTGCTGCTTTTGCTAGAACAAACTTAATTCAGACGGTTAGTAATACCGCCTATGCAGAATTACCAGAGTGGTTTGCAAATTGGGAGAAAACAGGGTTGATTGGTTTTGAAGATAAAAATGGCGACGGTTTGGTACAATACGTGGCCGATCCTCAAATAAATGAATTGATGATAGACCGCGATATCATGGTTTTAGCAAATCCTGAAATTGCCAATTTACCTAATTGGGTAATTGCTTTAGTGGCTGCAGGAGGTTTAGCGGCGGCTTTAAGTACGGCTGCAGGACTTCTTTTAGTCATTTCTAGCTCTGTTTCTCATGATTTATTAAAGAAACAGTGGATGCCAAATATGACTGACAAAACGGAGTTACTTGCGGCTCGTATGGCTTCTTTTGTAGCTGTGTGTGTGGCAGGTTATTTTGGTATTTATCCACCTGGTTTTGTGGCGTCCGTCGTATCCTTAGCGTTTGGCTTGGCAGCGGCATCTTTCTTCCCAGCCATTATTCTTGGGATATTTAATAAGCGAATGAACAAAGAAGGAGCTATTGCCGGAATGGTATCAGGCTTGCTGATTACCATGTACTACATTGCCAGATTCAGATTACACTGGATAGGAGATGAAGCCACCGCTACAGAAGCAAATTGGTGGTTTGGTATTTCACCAGAAGGTTTCGGAACAGTAGGTATGCTAGTCAATTTTGCGGTATCCTTAATCATCTCAAGATTCACTCCTGCACCACCAGAAGATGTACAAGAAATGGTAGAAACCATTAGAATTCCTAGCGGAGCTGGAGAGGCTACTGGGCATTAG
- a CDS encoding DUF6265 family protein codes for MKLVLPFIVFVIFLSSCQNQEDFSWLEGDWVRINEQINRETFEQWEEVNGLYKGVGLTISEGDTVFNENMALEKIDDNWALVVSSVNDAPTVFKFTEQGANFFTCENPANEFPKAIKYFMAGDTLKAEISNDQMSIDFAFLKE; via the coding sequence ATGAAGTTAGTATTACCATTTATAGTATTTGTTATATTTCTAAGTTCTTGTCAAAACCAAGAGGACTTTTCTTGGCTAGAAGGAGATTGGGTTAGAATAAATGAGCAAATAAACCGAGAGACTTTTGAGCAATGGGAGGAAGTAAACGGTCTTTATAAAGGAGTAGGTTTAACCATTAGTGAGGGAGATACAGTTTTCAATGAAAATATGGCTCTTGAAAAAATAGACGATAACTGGGCTTTAGTGGTATCAAGTGTCAATGACGCCCCAACCGTTTTCAAATTTACGGAACAAGGTGCTAATTTCTTTACTTGCGAAAATCCAGCAAATGAATTCCCTAAAGCGATAAAATACTTTATGGCGGGTGATACGCTAAAAGCTGAGATTTCTAACGATCAAATGAGCATTGATTTTGCTTTCCTGAAAGAATAG
- a CDS encoding ADP-ribosylglycohydrolase family protein, whose protein sequence is MKHVTYLALLIGLTFTSCQESEPNNLQNPDLLYADYQPKETDLPISRADYKNKLEGFWLGQCIANWTGLVTEMDKIGNIGAIKTGDFYTREDWGKPDLPSIFSENGEISKWSPTLDFVLEDQGGIWGADDDTDIEYIYQELLLANKTSILSGEQIRDGWLKHIKKEEENYLWVSNQKALDLMNEGLVPPATSAPENNPEYDMIDAQLTTEIFGFYAPARPDVAMKLSLLPIQTVARENAQLISEFNVIMYSLASSIDASKPIADNIKWMAEEARKHLPNETYSAKMYDFVKAQYQAGKTWEEARDAVYERYQVNQEDGYDMTSRNIYCNACFAAGINFAASIVSLYYGEGDLKETIKIGSLAGWDSDNPTATWGGLIGFMIGKDGVEEAFGRKFADKFNIHRTRVGFPNNGIDSIPNMAKKGIYVIDRVVQEELGGGIDLEKDLWYIPTTK, encoded by the coding sequence ATGAAACATGTCACTTATTTAGCCCTTTTGATTGGGCTAACCTTTACTTCCTGTCAAGAATCAGAGCCAAATAATCTACAAAACCCAGATTTACTTTACGCTGACTATCAACCTAAAGAAACTGATTTACCAATCTCAAGAGCTGATTATAAAAACAAACTCGAAGGCTTTTGGCTAGGGCAGTGCATAGCTAACTGGACGGGTTTAGTTACTGAGATGGATAAAATTGGTAATATAGGAGCTATTAAAACGGGCGATTTTTATACACGTGAAGATTGGGGTAAACCTGATTTACCAAGTATTTTCTCAGAAAATGGGGAGATTAGTAAATGGTCGCCTACACTAGATTTTGTATTAGAAGATCAAGGCGGCATTTGGGGAGCGGACGACGATACAGACATTGAATACATCTATCAAGAATTGCTTTTAGCAAACAAAACAAGCATTCTTTCTGGTGAACAAATCAGAGATGGTTGGCTAAAGCATATCAAAAAAGAAGAGGAAAACTACTTATGGGTGTCTAATCAAAAAGCTTTGGATTTAATGAATGAGGGTTTGGTTCCACCGGCTACCAGTGCACCCGAAAATAATCCAGAATATGACATGATAGATGCCCAGCTCACCACAGAGATATTTGGATTTTATGCTCCTGCAAGACCCGATGTTGCCATGAAGCTGTCGTTGTTGCCAATTCAGACAGTGGCAAGAGAAAATGCTCAACTAATTTCGGAGTTTAATGTAATTATGTATTCTTTGGCCTCAAGTATTGACGCCTCTAAACCAATAGCGGATAATATTAAGTGGATGGCAGAGGAAGCTAGGAAGCACCTGCCAAATGAAACATATTCGGCAAAAATGTATGATTTTGTTAAAGCCCAATACCAGGCAGGTAAAACTTGGGAAGAAGCTAGGGATGCCGTTTATGAACGTTATCAAGTAAATCAAGAAGATGGCTATGACATGACATCAAGAAACATATACTGCAATGCTTGTTTCGCTGCCGGAATAAATTTTGCAGCGAGTATCGTGAGTCTTTATTATGGAGAGGGCGACCTTAAAGAAACCATCAAAATTGGATCTCTTGCTGGCTGGGATTCTGATAATCCTACAGCTACTTGGGGTGGTTTAATAGGTTTTATGATAGGAAAAGACGGTGTAGAAGAGGCTTTTGGAAGAAAGTTTGCCGACAAGTTTAATATTCATAGAACCCGTGTAGGTTTTCCAAATAATGGTATTGACTCTATACCCAATATGGCCAAGAAAGGTATTTATGTGATTGACCGTGTAGTGCAAGAAGAGCTAGGTGGAGGTATTGACCTCGAAAAAGATTTATGGTACATACCTACCACTAAATAA
- a CDS encoding DUF4212 domain-containing protein, with protein sequence MTPKNFDKTAYWRKNLKYLGILLSIWFFVSYVCGIVLVDQLNTIRMGGFKLGFWFAQQGSIYVFVILIFVYVRLMNKLDKEFNVNED encoded by the coding sequence ATGACACCTAAGAATTTTGATAAAACCGCCTATTGGCGAAAAAACCTCAAGTACCTCGGCATTCTTCTAAGTATATGGTTCTTTGTCTCTTACGTTTGCGGAATTGTGCTTGTAGACCAACTAAATACCATCAGAATGGGTGGTTTTAAACTAGGCTTCTGGTTTGCACAGCAAGGCTCCATTTATGTTTTTGTTATTCTGATTTTTGTCTATGTACGACTGATGAACAAATTAGATAAGGAATTTAACGTAAACGAAGATTAA
- the acs gene encoding acetate--CoA ligase: protein MRINTFEEYEIAYKKSVEDPEGFWGEVAQKFEWKKPWTKVLDWNFEEPNVKWFVGGKMNITENLLDRHVRERPNQPAIVWEPNDKDDESVTLTYKVLHERVSRFANVLKSHGVEKGDRICIYMPMIPELAIAVLACARIGAIHSVVFGGFSAKSIADRVNDANCKMVITTDGAYRGKKKLPMKETVDDALIGCPMVEKVIVATRTRTPISMIKGRDYWWEEEVKKVSADCPATEMDSEDPLFILYTSGSTGKPKGVVHTCGGYMVYTTYTFTNVFQYNPGDVYFCTADIGWITGHSYIIYGPLAAGATSVLFEGVPTYPDAGRFWDIVERHKVNIFYTAPTAIRSLMGFGKEFWENKDLSSLKVLGSVGEPINEEAWHWYNENIGKGNCTICDSWWQTETGGIMISPLANITPTKPTFATLPLPGIQPELVDENGEVIEGNGVNGNLVIKFPWPSIIRTTWGDHDRCKQVYFSTYPNRYFTGDGCMRDEDGYYRITGRVDDVINVSGHRIGTAEVEDALNSHTGVIESAVVGYPHEIKGQGIFAYIIMESLLHDEDLTKRDILATVTRIIGPIAKPDEILFVSGLPKTRSGKIMRRILRKVAEGDTSNLGDISTLLDPSVVDEIVEKVSLK, encoded by the coding sequence ATGAGAATTAATACATTCGAAGAATACGAAATTGCCTATAAAAAAAGTGTAGAAGATCCAGAAGGATTCTGGGGTGAAGTAGCTCAAAAATTTGAGTGGAAAAAACCTTGGACTAAAGTACTCGATTGGAATTTTGAGGAACCCAATGTTAAGTGGTTTGTGGGGGGCAAAATGAATATCACAGAAAATCTTTTGGATCGCCATGTACGTGAAAGGCCAAATCAACCAGCCATAGTATGGGAGCCTAATGACAAAGATGATGAAAGCGTAACCCTTACCTATAAGGTTTTGCATGAGCGTGTGAGTCGTTTTGCAAACGTTTTAAAAAGTCATGGAGTAGAAAAGGGAGATCGTATTTGCATTTATATGCCAATGATTCCAGAATTAGCCATAGCTGTTTTAGCGTGTGCCAGAATTGGTGCTATTCATTCCGTAGTTTTCGGTGGTTTCTCGGCTAAATCTATAGCAGATAGGGTTAATGATGCCAATTGTAAAATGGTTATAACCACGGATGGAGCTTATAGAGGTAAGAAAAAACTACCTATGAAAGAGACAGTGGACGACGCTTTGATAGGTTGTCCGATGGTAGAAAAAGTAATTGTGGCTACTCGTACACGGACTCCTATTTCCATGATAAAAGGACGTGACTATTGGTGGGAAGAAGAAGTTAAAAAAGTAAGTGCAGACTGCCCAGCAACTGAAATGGATTCAGAAGATCCATTATTTATTCTGTATACCTCTGGTTCTACTGGTAAGCCAAAAGGTGTGGTGCATACCTGTGGCGGCTACATGGTTTATACTACATATACTTTTACTAACGTATTTCAATATAACCCTGGCGATGTTTATTTCTGTACGGCAGATATAGGTTGGATTACGGGGCACTCGTATATAATTTATGGCCCTTTAGCGGCAGGAGCTACATCGGTACTGTTTGAAGGTGTACCTACTTATCCTGATGCTGGCCGTTTTTGGGATATTGTGGAGCGTCATAAAGTGAATATTTTTTATACCGCCCCTACAGCAATTCGTTCATTAATGGGTTTCGGAAAAGAATTTTGGGAGAACAAAGACCTAAGCTCATTAAAAGTCTTAGGTTCAGTAGGTGAACCTATCAATGAAGAAGCATGGCACTGGTATAATGAGAATATAGGTAAGGGCAATTGCACTATTTGCGATAGCTGGTGGCAAACAGAAACTGGAGGAATAATGATTTCGCCTTTGGCCAATATTACACCTACAAAACCAACTTTTGCCACGCTACCATTACCAGGTATTCAACCTGAGCTAGTTGATGAAAATGGAGAAGTGATTGAAGGAAATGGCGTAAACGGAAACCTAGTGATCAAATTTCCTTGGCCATCTATTATTAGAACCACATGGGGAGACCATGACCGCTGTAAGCAAGTCTATTTTTCAACATACCCAAATAGGTACTTTACAGGAGATGGCTGTATGCGTGATGAAGACGGATATTATCGTATTACAGGTCGTGTAGATGATGTGATAAATGTTTCAGGTCATAGAATAGGTACAGCGGAGGTAGAAGACGCTCTTAATTCTCATACTGGAGTAATAGAATCTGCAGTAGTGGGTTACCCACATGAGATTAAAGGCCAGGGGATTTTCGCCTATATCATCATGGAAAGCCTTCTTCACGATGAAGACTTAACCAAACGTGATATTTTAGCCACGGTTACACGTATTATTGGACCAATAGCAAAACCTGATGAAATACTTTTTGTTAGTGGATTGCCAAAGACTAGATCTGGTAAAATTATGCGTCGAATTTTAAGAAAAGTAGCGGAGGGTGATACGTCAAATTTAGGGGATATTTCTACATTACTAGACCCATCTGTAGTTGATGAAATTGTAGAAAAGGTAAGTTTGAAGTAG
- a CDS encoding neutral/alkaline non-lysosomal ceramidase N-terminal domain-containing protein: MKILKTVSKILLGLIAFLLVVVLSMVTYIDRTPYQEMPYYKAWKQNLIDLDISQESSNDSLKVGWAKINITPKDPIPLAGYGKRRGASYSSVHDSVFVRTILLEKAGVKTAMIAADLLIVPPTVSELVKNKLTKTGLSFDHIYFGATHSHNSLGAWYNTLVGTLFAGKYDSEIEEMIADEMVNSILAADKQMATATVTFEKDLDNHDIRNRIIDGGKIEPYIRSLRFKTKDKTAFLATYAAHSTVLNASTVDLSRDYPGVLVDSLEKGSFDFAMYMAGAVGSMGPMEKGKTDFDEVNNQALGVLEEIYSENEFESVSENPEVLSFQISLPLRKPSARLTENLAFRPWVFKWLFGDAPSFIKVLKIGDNLMIGMPCDFSGELMESLDSYAKAKGLNLIITSFNGTYAGYITADEHFDTETYETFTMSWFGPYNGDYFSEATKDIIDLVSSK; this comes from the coding sequence ATGAAAATATTAAAAACTGTTTCCAAAATACTTCTTGGTCTGATTGCCTTTTTATTAGTGGTGGTACTTTCTATGGTCACCTATATTGACCGTACTCCTTACCAAGAAATGCCCTATTACAAGGCTTGGAAACAGAACTTGATCGACTTAGACATTAGTCAGGAAAGTTCTAATGATTCTTTAAAAGTAGGATGGGCTAAAATTAACATTACACCGAAAGACCCTATTCCGCTAGCTGGTTATGGAAAAAGAAGAGGTGCCTCCTATAGCTCCGTACATGATTCGGTCTTTGTAAGAACTATATTACTAGAAAAAGCTGGTGTTAAAACAGCTATGATAGCTGCAGATTTATTAATAGTACCACCTACTGTTAGTGAGTTAGTAAAAAACAAACTCACTAAAACAGGATTGAGTTTTGACCATATTTATTTTGGAGCCACTCATAGCCATAATAGCCTTGGTGCTTGGTATAACACTTTAGTAGGAACTCTATTTGCAGGTAAATATGATTCAGAAATAGAGGAAATGATTGCTGACGAAATGGTCAATTCCATTTTAGCGGCGGACAAACAAATGGCAACAGCCACTGTTACTTTTGAGAAAGATTTAGACAACCACGATATAAGAAACAGGATAATAGATGGCGGAAAAATTGAACCTTACATTCGCTCTTTAAGGTTCAAAACAAAGGATAAAACTGCTTTTTTAGCTACATACGCAGCTCATTCTACCGTTTTAAATGCTAGTACCGTTGACCTATCAAGAGATTACCCTGGCGTTTTGGTAGACTCTTTAGAGAAAGGTTCTTTTGATTTTGCCATGTACATGGCTGGGGCGGTAGGAAGTATGGGGCCTATGGAAAAAGGGAAAACCGATTTTGACGAAGTCAATAACCAAGCATTAGGAGTGCTAGAAGAAATCTACTCTGAAAACGAGTTTGAATCAGTCTCTGAAAACCCTGAAGTGCTTTCTTTCCAAATTTCACTTCCTTTAAGAAAACCATCAGCAAGACTTACAGAAAATCTAGCTTTTAGGCCATGGGTTTTTAAATGGTTATTTGGAGATGCACCAAGTTTTATCAAAGTTCTTAAAATAGGAGATAATTTGATGATAGGTATGCCTTGTGACTTTTCGGGAGAACTTATGGAAAGTCTTGACAGCTATGCTAAAGCAAAGGGCTTAAATCTTATTATCACAAGCTTTAATGGCACCTATGCTGGTTATATCACAGCTGACGAACACTTTGACACAGAAACTTATGAAACATTTACCATGAGTTGGTTTGGCCCATATAATGGCGATTACTTTTCAGAAGCAACCAAAGACATCATTGACTTAGTGAGTAGCAAATAA
- a CDS encoding LytR/AlgR family response regulator transcription factor, translating to MIKVVIIDDEPKAIEGLKWELENFCPEVEVVNTFTDPRKGLIYFEDEHDIDCVFLDIEMPQMDGFRFLDQLPERNFAVIITTAYDQYGINAIKERALDYLLKPIDSDDLMEACNKVKEFQKEHSIKDKFEETLMAVMSKSTGGNKRIGINIDGKIVFLKSDEVLYCEGDGNYTSIYLADGEKLFITQTLKKLSDKLSETEFFRVHNSFIINLSKVKEYLKTDAYIIMEDGKHIPVSRNRKAEFLDKF from the coding sequence ATGATAAAAGTTGTAATAATTGACGATGAGCCTAAGGCTATTGAAGGTCTAAAGTGGGAATTGGAAAATTTCTGTCCGGAGGTAGAAGTGGTAAACACTTTTACCGACCCTAGAAAGGGTTTGATTTATTTTGAAGATGAACATGACATCGATTGTGTTTTTCTTGATATTGAAATGCCCCAAATGGATGGCTTTCGATTTTTAGATCAGCTTCCAGAAAGAAATTTTGCAGTGATTATCACTACTGCCTATGACCAATATGGCATTAATGCCATCAAAGAAAGAGCCTTAGATTATTTACTAAAACCTATTGATTCTGACGATCTCATGGAAGCCTGTAATAAGGTGAAAGAGTTTCAGAAAGAGCACTCCATCAAAGACAAGTTTGAAGAAACTCTTATGGCTGTGATGTCAAAGTCTACAGGTGGAAATAAGCGAATAGGTATTAATATTGATGGTAAAATAGTATTTCTTAAATCAGATGAGGTACTCTACTGCGAAGGCGATGGAAACTATACTTCCATTTATTTAGCCGACGGCGAAAAGCTTTTTATTACCCAGACCTTAAAGAAACTTAGCGATAAATTAAGTGAAACTGAATTCTTTAGGGTTCATAACTCATTTATAATCAACCTTTCAAAAGTTAAGGAGTACTTGAAGACAGATGCCTATATCATCATGGAAGATGGAAAGCATATACCTGTATCTAGAAATAGAAAGGCCGAATTTCTTGACAAATTTTAG